One genomic region from Deltaproteobacteria bacterium encodes:
- a CDS encoding type II toxin-antitoxin system Phd/YefM family antitoxin — MITVTTAEARRKLAEIVNKVKYGKEPVVLTRRGKEIVALVSMEELELLQYIEDRIDIEDARKALKEPGENIPAEKLWKELGL, encoded by the coding sequence ATGATTACTGTAACTACAGCCGAAGCCAGAAGAAAACTTGCAGAAATCGTCAACAAGGTTAAGTATGGGAAAGAGCCTGTTGTCTTAACCCGAAGGGGCAAGGAAATTGTCGCTCTTGTTTCCATGGAAGAACTTGAACTGCTACAGTACATTGAAGATCGCATTGATATTGAAGATGCCAGGAAAGCCCTTAAAGAGCCAGGTGAAAATATTCCGGCGGAAAAACTCTGGAAGGAGTTGGGGCTTTAA
- a CDS encoding type II toxin-antitoxin system RelE/ParE family toxin produces the protein MKYSVEFRPSVLKSLKRLPKKDLRRIKKKIDDLSENLPDPSITKMKGNNSFHRIRSGDYRIIYEIHNDRLFILVVKIGHRKDVYTKLR, from the coding sequence ATGAAATATTCTGTTGAGTTCAGACCGTCCGTTCTGAAAAGCTTGAAGCGGCTTCCCAAAAAGGATTTGCGACGAATCAAGAAAAAGATAGATGACCTTTCAGAAAATCTGCCTGACCCTTCCATCACCAAAATGAAGGGAAACAACTCTTTCCACAGGATACGATCCGGCGATTATCGAATTATATATGAAATACATAATGATCGGCTATTCATCCTCGTTGTAAAGATCGGTCACCGGAAAGACGTTTATACAAAACTCCGATAA
- a CDS encoding zinc-dependent alcohol dehydrogenase family protein encodes MQVMALHSPKPVSENPLVPEEVDLPEPGPGEIRVKVSVCGICHTDLHTVEGDLPLPRLPLVPGHQVVGVVEKSGKGAKRFAEGDRVGLAWLHSACGACSFCSTGRENLCESGRFTGYHTDGGYAEYTVIHEDFAYRLPERFPDEAAAPLLCAGIIGYRALRLSGIKPGERLGLYGFGASAHVTIQVARHRGCEVYVFSRGEKHLKLAEKLGACWTGRAEETPPHLLDASIIFAPAGGILPEALRVLEKGGTLALAGITMSDIPSLDYTKHLYFEKMVRSVANSTRQDGEELLKIAGEIPIETETTLFPLREANRALQQLKEGKINGAGVLKILPD; translated from the coding sequence ATGCAAGTGATGGCGCTTCATTCCCCGAAACCGGTCTCTGAAAATCCGCTGGTTCCCGAGGAGGTGGACCTTCCCGAACCGGGCCCCGGCGAGATCCGGGTCAAGGTCTCCGTCTGCGGGATCTGCCATACCGATCTTCATACCGTGGAGGGGGACCTGCCTCTTCCCAGACTTCCACTGGTTCCCGGCCATCAGGTCGTGGGCGTGGTGGAGAAGTCCGGCAAAGGGGCAAAACGCTTTGCCGAGGGCGACCGGGTGGGACTGGCCTGGCTCCATTCCGCCTGCGGCGCCTGCTCTTTCTGCAGCACGGGGAGGGAAAACCTCTGCGAATCCGGCCGATTTACCGGGTACCACACCGACGGGGGATATGCCGAATATACCGTCATCCACGAAGATTTCGCCTACCGCCTTCCCGAGCGGTTCCCCGACGAGGCGGCGGCGCCGCTTCTCTGCGCCGGGATCATCGGCTACCGGGCGCTGCGACTGAGCGGGATCAAACCGGGGGAACGTCTCGGCCTCTACGGCTTCGGCGCCTCGGCCCATGTAACGATCCAGGTGGCCCGGCACCGGGGATGCGAGGTCTATGTCTTCAGCCGGGGGGAAAAGCACCTTAAACTTGCGGAAAAGCTCGGCGCCTGCTGGACGGGACGGGCGGAGGAGACTCCGCCTCACCTCCTCGACGCCTCCATCATCTTTGCCCCGGCCGGCGGGATCCTACCGGAGGCGTTGCGGGTCCTCGAAAAAGGAGGGACCCTTGCCCTGGCGGGGATCACCATGTCGGACATCCCCTCTCTCGACTATACAAAACATCTCTACTTTGAAAAGATGGTCCGCTCCGTAGCAAACAGCACCCGGCAGGACGGGGAGGAGCTTCTGAAAATCGCCGGCGAAATCCCGATCGAAACGGAAACGACCCTCTTCCCTCTCCGGGAGGCAAACCGGGCATTGCAACAATTAAAGGAAGGAAAAATCAACGGGGCCGGGGTGCTGAAGATTCTTCCGGATTAG